A window from Cryptomeria japonica chromosome 1, Sugi_1.0, whole genome shotgun sequence encodes these proteins:
- the LOC131042253 gene encoding protein SODIUM POTASSIUM ROOT DEFECTIVE 2: protein MKAIDIFCASPASTAICLSLDQRSLVRQGSRILEQSHLLERQGSKVFEASNTTLEPGRKSKSERARRSTDRRRSHSITNDNADQTTKEQPLEQKPRRSRHRSSVNSLSRFSCSAIDQSAIIPFKQPPASKPVKAPVFLSDPPTSSSSLSSSPGVTEVVVLRVSLHCQGCAGKVKKHIAKMEGVTSFNVDLPKQKVTVVGNVTPVGVLESISRVKNAELWPSTQNNN, encoded by the exons ATGAAGGCAATAGACATTTTCTGCGCGTCTCCTGCGTCGACGGCAATATGCCTGAGCCTGGACCAGCGCTCTCTTGTAAGGCAGGGGAGCCGCATACTTGAGCAGTCACACTTGCTGGAGAGGCAGGGCAGCAAAGTTTTTGAGGCCAGCAATACGACTCTGGAGCCAGGCAGGAAGAGCAAATCAGAGAGAGCGAGAAGAAGCACAGACCGTCGTCGAAGCCATAGTATTACCAATGATAATGCGGATCAGACTACCAAAGAGCAGCCGCTGGAACAGAAGCCCAGGAGATCCAGGCATCGCAGTAGCGTGAACTCGCTAAGCCGCTTCAGTTGCAGTGCTATTGATCAATCTGCCATCATTCCCTTCAAGCAGCCACCGGCCTCAAAGCCTGTGAAAGCTCCTGTCTTCCTTAGTGATCCGCCTACCTCTTCCTCTTCGCTGTCCTCTTCTCCAGGAGTCACCGAG GTGGTTGTGCTCAGGGTGTCCCTACATTGCCAGGGATGTGCAGGAAAAGTTAAAAAACACATTGCAAAgatggaag GTGTGACATCGTTCAACGTAGATCTTCCAAAGCAGAAGGTTACAGTGGTAGGAAATGTAACCCCAGTAGGAGTCCTGGAAAGCATTTCAAGGGTAAAAAATGCAGAGCTCTGGCCTAGCACCCAGAACAACAACTGA